The Streptococcus viridans genome includes a window with the following:
- the aspS gene encoding aspartate--tRNA ligase translates to MKRSMYAGRVREEHIGQELTLKGWVSRRRDLGGLIFIDLRDREGIMQLVINPETVSSEVMATAESLRSEYVIEVTGQVAARQQANDKIATGQVEMHVSSLTVLNTAKTTPFEIKDGIEANDDTRLRYRYLDLRRPEMLENLKLRAKVTHSIRNYLDELEFIDVETPFLSKSTPEGARDYLVPSRVNKGHFYALPQSPQITKQLLMNAGFDRYYQIVKCFRDEDLRGDRQPEFTQVDLETSFLTEQEIQDITEGLIARVMKETKGIEVTLPFPRMKYDDAMALYGSDKPDTRFEMLLTDLTEVVKGVDFKVFSEAPAVKAIVVKGAADNYSRKNIDKMTEVAKQYGAKGLAWVKVADGALNGPVAKFLTDVTTELTSALQLEEKDLVLFVADTLEVANATLGALRCRIAKELDLIGNGQFNFLWVVDWPMFEWSEEEGRYMSAHHPFTLPQAETAHELEGDLAKVCAIAYDIVLNGYELGGGSLRINQKELQERMFTALGFSKEDATEQFGFLLEAMDYGFPPHGGLALGLDRFVMLLAGEENIREVIAFPKNNKATDPMTQAPSTVATKQLEELSLQVEVKTEE, encoded by the coding sequence ATGAAACGTTCCATGTATGCTGGGCGTGTTCGAGAGGAACACATTGGACAAGAACTAACCCTCAAGGGATGGGTGAGTCGACGCCGCGATTTGGGTGGATTGATCTTTATTGATTTGCGGGACCGTGAAGGGATTATGCAATTGGTCATCAATCCAGAAACTGTCAGTTCGGAAGTCATGGCAACGGCCGAAAGTCTTCGTAGCGAGTATGTGATCGAAGTGACAGGTCAAGTTGCTGCCAGACAGCAAGCAAATGATAAAATTGCAACAGGTCAGGTTGAAATGCATGTTTCTTCTTTGACTGTCCTTAATACGGCAAAAACCACGCCATTTGAGATCAAGGACGGCATTGAAGCTAACGACGATACCCGTCTACGCTATCGATATTTGGACTTGCGTCGTCCAGAAATGTTGGAAAACTTGAAATTACGTGCCAAGGTAACGCATTCTATCCGCAACTACTTGGATGAGTTGGAATTTATCGATGTGGAAACACCTTTCCTTTCTAAGTCAACTCCAGAAGGGGCGCGTGACTATCTCGTTCCATCTCGTGTTAACAAGGGTCACTTTTATGCCTTGCCTCAAAGCCCTCAAATCACCAAACAGTTATTGATGAATGCTGGCTTTGACCGCTATTATCAAATCGTCAAATGTTTCCGTGATGAAGATTTACGTGGGGATCGTCAACCTGAGTTTACACAGGTCGACTTAGAAACCTCCTTCCTGACAGAGCAAGAAATTCAAGATATTACAGAAGGTTTAATCGCACGTGTCATGAAAGAAACCAAGGGAATTGAAGTGACACTTCCTTTCCCACGGATGAAGTACGATGATGCGATGGCTCTTTACGGTTCTGACAAACCAGATACTCGTTTTGAGATGCTCTTGACAGACTTGACAGAAGTTGTAAAGGGCGTAGACTTCAAGGTCTTTTCAGAAGCTCCAGCAGTGAAAGCCATTGTCGTCAAAGGCGCTGCAGATAACTACTCACGTAAAAACATCGATAAGATGACCGAAGTAGCCAAACAATATGGGGCTAAAGGTCTAGCATGGGTCAAAGTAGCGGATGGTGCTTTGAACGGCCCAGTTGCTAAGTTCTTGACAGATGTGACAACAGAGTTGACAAGTGCTTTACAGTTGGAAGAAAAAGATTTGGTCCTCTTTGTAGCAGATACATTAGAAGTAGCTAACGCAACACTAGGTGCCCTTCGTTGTAGAATTGCCAAGGAATTGGACCTCATTGGCAACGGTCAATTCAACTTCCTATGGGTGGTAGATTGGCCAATGTTTGAGTGGTCTGAAGAAGAAGGCCGTTACATGAGTGCCCACCATCCCTTTACACTTCCGCAAGCAGAGACAGCTCATGAATTAGAGGGCGATCTTGCCAAGGTATGTGCCATTGCCTATGACATTGTGCTCAATGGTTACGAACTTGGGGGAGGAAGTCTCCGGATTAACCAAAAAGAATTGCAAGAACGGATGTTTACAGCTCTCGGTTTCTCAAAAGAAGATGCAACAGAGCAATTTGGTTTCTTGCTAGAAGCTATGGATTATGGTTTCCCTCCACATGGTGGATTGGCTCTTGGTTTAGACCGTTTTGTTATGTTGTTAGCTGGTGAGGAGAATATCCGTGAAGTGATTGCCTTCCCTAAGAACAATAAGGCAACAGATCCGATGACCCAAGCCCCTTCTACAGTAGCCACTAAACAACTGGAAGAGTTGAGTCTACAAGTGGAAGTCAAAACTGAGGAGTAA